The Tachysurus vachellii isolate PV-2020 chromosome 19, HZAU_Pvac_v1, whole genome shotgun sequence genome segment GCTCGAGCGTGCGTGTCACGCCACACGGCCTGGAGAAAGCACCCGGCATCTTCATCTCGCGTCTGGTGCCTGGCGGCCTTGCCGAGAGCACAGGACTCCTCGCGGTCAACGATGAGGTACTCGAGGTGAACGGTATCGAGGTGGCCGGGAAGTCTCTGGATCAGGTCACAGACATGATGATAGCAAACAGCCACAACCTCATCATTACGGTGAAACCAGCAAACCAGCGCAACAATGTGGTGCGCCACAACAACGGTGGAGCTGCGTCAGGGAGCTCGGGTCGATCCTCTGACAGTGGAGCCAGCTACTACAGCTACACGACGCCGGCTGCCATGGTGACAACACCTGCACACATCATCCAGAACTTCCATCCTGAGGAAGTGGACAGCGATGAGGATGACGAAGACTTGGTGATCGAAGCAGGGGGTGACAGCAGGCTTGCCTCTAGTTCAGGCACAGAGGCTACTAGCATCAGCATGTCCACCCTTCCCAGGTACAGGCCTCACCTTGACCTCCGAGACTCCAACGGGACCTTTCAGCCTACTGTTATGAGCAGCACCAGCATGGGGTCACCGAGGAGCCATGACAGAGGTGTGCATACACGGAGCCTGGAAGAGGATGGCACAGTGATTACACTCTAGAGACAAtagaacatcaacaacaacacacacagctgaatttACACactcaatatactgtataaaaacagtATATAAAATGATCCTAACCACATTATCCACACACAGGCAATTCTTTTGTGCCATAGGACTAACAATGTCTCTACTCTGTGAGACTACTGAACCCACTCCTTGAAAAAGAGCATCTGTTTTTGTAAATTCAGTTCAAAACTCACAGCACTTCTCTTTAAGCACAGAGCTTTTCTTCCCTGCTGGAGGGGATACACACTTCCCTTTCCTGGGAGCACAGTAATAGGTAATGGACTTGATGTGTGTGGAAAACAAATAATTGCACATGTTTGCAGGTTTTTCTTGCCTGTGGAACTACAAAGACGGAACTCTCTCTGAGACACAATATCAGTGATGACAATCTGTTTAAACGCCCTCTCCAGAGTCATGATCCGaaccacaaacaaatttcagTGACTTCTGCATCTCACAGATagcacagtaaacacactatgGTTACACTGTTAATCTAGGAGATGTGCGTGGAGGCCTGACAATGGTTCAACTGTCATATTTGCTTCCTGGAGCGCTTTTTATCGAACGTTGACTAAATTTAGGATGATTCTAAAATTTTCTGTATATGAATGTTTCTTAGGTTTATTAGGCCTGTAGTTGGCCACTGCTAATGCTTTTAATCATTGCCAAGGGCCCAAAAATCAAACATATTTTTGTagcagatatttaaaaaaatttttttaccaTTTATGTTTATGACGAGGGCCATGTCTCTGCCCTGTGACATCTGATttacatgttgtgttttttcttaacGTAAAACATCACCAGAACTCGACACTAATGGTTGAGCTTCAACGCAGCTAACAGACATGTCCACTAACTTTTTTTTACGGTGCACTCTGAAGTGAAGTGTTTCATGTATGAGGAGTGTGTTTATGCCTCTTGGAATAGTGCTGGATATTCAATATAGCACAGTTTTAAACCACCACTACCAAACATGTGGTACGTAGATATGGGCTGCAGAAGGAGCACTTTTTGTAACAACTTTCTTCCAGGTGATATGTCGTGAACTTTGAACTGAACTCTGACCTGCAGTAGATCACTGTGGAGCCTTTCTGTGGTTATAACAGAAGCAGCCTAAAGATATGAACATGGGTGGCTAGTGGTTTGTAGGCCTGTGTGATGTGGGCATTGGCTGAATTATTCTTATCTCATAAAGATATGCTCTACAAAGGCACCTTCTATCAtggaaaacacacacctgtacttgTTTTCCCATCCCTGACTCACCTAGACAAAAGTTGCACTGTTTCCCATTGAGGCAAGAGTCTGCTTAGTTTTAGGACCTGAGAACAATTCCTCTCATGCTTCTGAAACTCTGGCTAATGTATAAACATCTATAAATGAGACTAAATCATAAGGAAACACTTAACCACCAATTACAATAACTTATCTACCCCAATCTACTGCTTCAAGATAATATGATTATTGCTTTTGTAAGCTCAAAGGTGATATAACAAATACACTAGATTTTATATTAATGGATGTAATGACTATACATCTTGAATGTGATCATATTTTGATTGACTGCTGTGCCTCCTGTACTCTTAAACCAGTGTTCTTGGATCTTTATCCATAGTGTAGGATGTGTAGCATTCTCCTTCTCCTCACTTGTACTCTGATGAGAATCAAAAACACTGGATGACTGTGACCAGAACACCTTCCTCTCTACTTTTATCACCATACATAGCCACTTTAATAAACCAACCATTATAAAGGCTTTTCATGGTTCATTATACTGTACTATGACAAGGTTGACCTCTCATCCTATCCTATAATTCCAAGCTGTTCTTAAATATAACATGATCAGACTGCATTTTAGGAagcattgtttatttatttggttgctaatcactacactacacttctgATTGTTATCAAAGTgactatttattttctaatcatCTCTACGGATTttattctttctccttttttttaagattacatgtatctcttttttttttttcttcatagagGAGCATCTCTGTAAACTCAATATAGggacactttttattttatgggGTTTGTTTTAATAGGCTTTAATTTCTTCTAGAGCATAAGCTGGAGATAACGTGCTGTTTTCCATACtgtgaatttatttcatttctggaGGAGACCTGAATGAACCACCGACTaatgggctttttttttgtatttctttgtgctTGTCAactccttttatttcttttttaataatgagCAATGATTCTTTTGCTTGCTAGATAAATCCTAAGGTATAGATTTGTACTGAAATGACCAGTATTTTCATAatgctatatactgtaaattagTATCGCATTAATTCAACtgtttaaaagaataaatattctATTAAGACATAGGT includes the following:
- the pard6b gene encoding partitioning defective 6 homolog beta, with product MNKNHRVPSNQSLSSVEVKSKFGAEFRRFSLDRSKPGRFDEFYGLLQHVHRIPNVELLVGYADIHGDLLPINNDDNYHKAITTATPLLRLFLQRKEEADYSTFGTNSLTRKKPPLAAVLLRPDAGRKKPAVVISLPRDFRPVSSIIDVDVLPETHRRVRLYKHGQEKPLGFYIRDGSSVRVTPHGLEKAPGIFISRLVPGGLAESTGLLAVNDEVLEVNGIEVAGKSLDQVTDMMIANSHNLIITVKPANQRNNVVRHNNGGAASGSSGRSSDSGASYYSYTTPAAMVTTPAHIIQNFHPEEVDSDEDDEDLVIEAGGDSRLASSSGTEATSISMSTLPRYRPHLDLRDSNGTFQPTVMSSTSMGSPRSHDRGVHTRSLEEDGTVITL